In the genome of Telluria beijingensis, one region contains:
- a CDS encoding ATP-dependent DNA helicase, with the protein MTDHLPESPASQAPAGKYDADIDRLFGAGGPLAPAVGTFKPRQSQTEMAKAVAQAIADQQVLMAEAGTGTGKTFAYLVPALLWGGKTIVSTGTKNLQDQLFLRDIPTVRAALRAPVSVALLKGRSNYVCHFHLERTLQNGRLTSRDDVGHLREISRFIKMTNSGDKAELAKVPETATVWNLVTSTRDTCMGAECQYYQDCFVMKARREAQQADVVVVNHHLFFADVALKDTGVAELLPSANTIIFDEAHQLPDVATLFFGQSVSTSQVLELCRDVLAEGLAHARGGPDWAKVVTVVEKAARDLRLSFGDGNLRLSLPQIMPTSQFFPALEALKEQIAGMITVLEENAARAETIEACRLRAHELAAAFDGWKPDHKAPANEQAVLWAEAFSSSLQLHKTPLSIAPIFTNQREGTPRSWIFTSATLAVKNDFKHFSDQLGLTGEPAKTWPSPFDYQNQGILYVPTGLPEPQAAVYTDAVVDCALPVIEAAGGRTFFLCTTIRAVNKVAERLRTEFAERGWDFPLFVQGERGRTELLDSFRNAGNAVLVGSQSFWEGVDVRGEALSLVIIDKLPFAPPDDPVLAARIEVMEKQGMNGFMHHQLPEAIITLKQGAGRLIRDVDDRGVLMICDPRIITKPYGRRIWQSLPSFKRTRVQEEVIQFFQPVAVVDESAA; encoded by the coding sequence TTGACCGACCACCTACCCGAATCTCCGGCCTCCCAGGCGCCCGCGGGCAAGTACGATGCCGACATCGACCGCCTGTTCGGCGCGGGCGGCCCGCTCGCGCCCGCCGTCGGCACCTTCAAGCCGCGCCAGTCCCAGACCGAAATGGCCAAGGCCGTCGCCCAGGCCATCGCCGACCAGCAAGTCCTCATGGCCGAGGCCGGCACGGGCACGGGCAAGACCTTCGCCTACCTGGTGCCGGCGCTGCTGTGGGGCGGCAAGACCATCGTCTCGACCGGCACCAAGAACCTGCAAGACCAACTGTTCCTGCGCGATATCCCGACCGTGCGCGCCGCCCTGCGCGCGCCGGTCTCGGTGGCCCTGCTCAAGGGCCGCTCGAACTACGTCTGCCATTTCCACCTCGAGCGTACCCTGCAGAACGGCCGCCTGACTTCGCGCGACGACGTCGGCCACCTGCGCGAGATCTCGCGCTTCATCAAGATGACGAACTCGGGCGACAAGGCCGAACTCGCCAAGGTGCCCGAGACCGCCACCGTCTGGAACCTGGTCACCTCGACCCGCGACACCTGCATGGGCGCCGAGTGCCAGTATTACCAGGACTGCTTCGTGATGAAGGCGCGCCGCGAGGCGCAGCAGGCCGATGTGGTGGTGGTCAACCACCACCTGTTCTTCGCCGACGTGGCGTTGAAGGATACCGGCGTGGCCGAGCTGCTGCCGTCGGCCAATACCATCATCTTCGACGAGGCGCACCAGTTGCCCGACGTCGCGACCCTGTTCTTCGGCCAGTCGGTGTCGACCTCGCAGGTGCTCGAACTGTGCCGCGACGTGCTGGCCGAGGGCTTGGCCCATGCGCGCGGCGGCCCGGACTGGGCCAAGGTGGTGACCGTGGTCGAGAAGGCGGCGCGCGACCTGCGCCTGTCCTTCGGCGACGGCAACCTGCGCCTGTCGCTGCCGCAGATCATGCCGACCTCGCAGTTCTTCCCGGCACTTGAAGCGCTCAAGGAACAGATCGCCGGAATGATCACGGTGCTCGAAGAAAACGCCGCGCGCGCCGAGACGATCGAGGCGTGCCGCCTGCGTGCGCACGAGCTGGCCGCCGCCTTCGATGGCTGGAAGCCGGACCACAAGGCGCCGGCCAACGAGCAGGCGGTGCTATGGGCCGAGGCGTTCTCGTCGTCGCTGCAATTGCACAAGACGCCGCTGTCGATCGCGCCGATCTTCACCAACCAGCGCGAAGGCACGCCGCGCAGCTGGATCTTCACCTCGGCCACGCTGGCGGTCAAGAACGACTTCAAGCATTTTTCCGACCAGCTGGGCCTGACCGGCGAGCCGGCCAAGACCTGGCCCAGCCCCTTCGACTACCAGAACCAGGGCATCCTGTACGTGCCGACCGGCCTGCCGGAACCGCAAGCCGCGGTGTACACCGACGCCGTGGTCGATTGCGCCTTGCCGGTGATCGAGGCGGCGGGCGGCCGCACCTTCTTCCTGTGCACGACGATTCGCGCGGTCAACAAGGTGGCCGAGCGCCTGCGCACCGAATTCGCCGAACGCGGCTGGGATTTCCCGCTGTTCGTGCAGGGCGAGCGTGGGCGTACCGAACTGCTCGATTCCTTCCGCAATGCCGGCAATGCGGTGCTGGTCGGCAGCCAGAGCTTCTGGGAAGGCGTCGACGTGCGCGGCGAGGCCCTATCGCTGGTGATCATCGATAAATTGCCATTCGCGCCGCCCGACGATCCGGTGCTGGCCGCGCGCATCGAGGTGATGGAAAAGCAGGGCATGAACGGCTTCATGCACCACCAGTTGCCCGAGGCGATCATCACCCTCAAGCAGGGCGCCGGCCGCCTGATCCGCGACGTCGACGACCGCGGCGTGCTGATGATCTGCGATCCGCGCATCATCACCAAGCCCTACGGGCGCCGAATCTGGCAGAGCCTGCCGTCGTTCAAGCGCACCCGGGTGCAAGAAGAGGTGATCCAGTTCTTCCAGCCGGTCGCAGTGGTGG